A window of Phoenix dactylifera cultivar Barhee BC4 unplaced genomic scaffold, palm_55x_up_171113_PBpolish2nd_filt_p 000502F, whole genome shotgun sequence contains these coding sequences:
- the LOC103707679 gene encoding probable receptor-like protein kinase At2g47060, producing the protein MRKHNLTLFIEISSPAMFYSLMMMLQKIADFDLSNQAPDMAARLHSTRVLGTFGYHAPEYAMTGQLSSKSDVYSFGVVLLELLTGRKPVDHTLPRGQQSLVTWATPRLSEDKVKQCVDARLNGAYPPKAVAKLAAVAALCVQYEADFRPNMSIVVKALQPLLNTRSGHPGEAP; encoded by the exons ATGAGAAAGCACAACCTCACATTATTCATCGAGATATCAAGTCCAGCAATGTTCTActctttgatgatgatgttgcaaAAGATAGCTGACTTTGACCTATCAAATCAGGCTCCTGACATGGCAGCTCGACTCCACTCTACTCGAGTTCTTGGTACCTTTGGTTATCATGCACCAGA ATATGCGATGACTGGACAGCTTAGCTCGAAAAGTGATGTGTACAGCTTTGGTGTTGTTCTTTTGGAGCTCTTGACTGGCCGCAAACCTGTAGATCATACGTTACCACGTGGTCAGCAAAGCCTTGTGACATGG GCAACACCGAGGCTTAGTGAAGACAAGGTAAAGCAATGCGTTGACGCAAGACTAAATGGAGCATATCCTCCGAAAGCAGTTGCAAAG TTGGCTGCGGTGGCTGCCTTGTGTGTGCAGTATGAAGCTGATTTCCGACCAAACATGAGCATTGTTGTCAAAGCTCTTCAGCCTTTGCTGAATACTCGATCTGGCCATCCTGGTGAGGCACCGTGA